A genomic segment from Glycine soja cultivar W05 chromosome 20, ASM419377v2, whole genome shotgun sequence encodes:
- the LOC114403167 gene encoding protein TIFY 4B-like isoform X2, which yields MNGGATTATFRSILDKPLNQLTEDDISQLTREDCRRFLKEKGMRRPSWNKSQAIQQVISLKALLEPSDDDTPPPTAMHHRSHAPPPPPQPQSQVNLTEPPPPPKAPPPEESSFHAAEDIQKPASSGEKPSETNDTNTNVASPKGCATSGSFGQMTIFYCGKVNVYDGVSPDKARAIMQLAVSPVQFTQDDPSNGNAAVWPSPCHLPMDKDVLIPVDTTILQVAQSDKMMEYPLQYREKGSIARDAEGQASRKVSLQRYLEKRKDRGRLKGKKLTGITSSNFEMYLNLPVKVHASNGNSSRSSTSSPPQPRLPLVSSGSADNQLKVALPIDLNDKVSLQMFKNAKTLTR from the exons ATGAACGGCGGTGCCACCACCGCCACCTTCCGATCCATCCTCGACAAGCCCCTCAACCAGCTCACCGAGGATGACATTTCTCAGCTCACTCGCGAAGACTGTCGCAGATTCCTCAAAGAAAaag GGATGCGCAGGCCTTCCTGGAACAAATCGCAGGCGATCCAACAGGTCATTTCCCTGAAAGCGCTGCTGGAACCTTCCGACGATGATACTCCTCCTCCTACCGCCATGCACCACCGTAGTCATGCTCCTCCCCCTCCACCTCAACCTCAATCTCAA GTGAATTTGACTGAACCTCCTCCTCCGCCCAAGGCTCCGCCACCTGAAGAATCCTCTTTTCATGCTGCTGAAGACATTCAGAAACCTGCGTCGTCTGGGGAAAAACCTTCGGAAACTAATGACACCAACACCAACGTTGCTAGCCCCAA AGGGTGTGCAACTAGTGGATCATTTGGGCAAATGACAATTTTCTATTGTGGTAAGGTGAATGTCTATGATGGAGTCTCGCCTGATAAG GCACGAGCAATCATGCAGCTTGCGGTGAGTCCTGTCCAGTTTACTCAAGATGATCCTTCAAATGGAAATGCAGCTGTTTGGCCTTCTCCTTGCCACTTACCAATGGATAAGGATGTCCTCATTCCTGTAGATACAACAATCCTTCAGGTTGCTCAATCAG ATAAGATGATGGAATATCCTCTGCAATATAGAGAGAAAGGTAGCATAGCTCGTGATGCTG AGGGTCAGGCAAGCAGAAAAGTGTCATTGCAGCGATATCTTGAAAAGCGTAAGGACAG GGGGAGATTGAAAGGCAAGAAATTGACTGGGATAACTTCATCTAACTTCGAGATGTATTTGAACCTTCCAGTGAAGGTCCATGCCTCAAATGGGAATTCAAGCCGTAGCAGTACTAGCTCTCCACCACAGCCTAGACTGCCTCTAGTATCTAGTGGTTCAGCTGACAACCAGCTAAAGGTTGCCCTTCCCATTGATCTCAATGACAAAG TGTCTTTGCAGATGTTCAAGAATGCTAAAACTCTAACTAGATAG
- the LOC114403167 gene encoding protein TIFY 4B-like isoform X1 encodes MNGGATTATFRSILDKPLNQLTEDDISQLTREDCRRFLKEKGMRRPSWNKSQAIQQVISLKALLEPSDDDTPPPTAMHHRSHAPPPPPQPQSQVNLTEPPPPPKAPPPEESSFHAAEDIQKPASSGEKPSETNDTNTNVASPKGCATSGSFGQMTIFYCGKVNVYDGVSPDKARAIMQLAVSPVQFTQDDPSNGNAAVWPSPCHLPMDKDVLIPVDTTILQVAQSDKMMEYPLQYREKGSIARDADVEGQASRKVSLQRYLEKRKDRGRLKGKKLTGITSSNFEMYLNLPVKVHASNGNSSRSSTSSPPQPRLPLVSSGSADNQLKVALPIDLNDKVSLQMFKNAKTLTR; translated from the exons ATGAACGGCGGTGCCACCACCGCCACCTTCCGATCCATCCTCGACAAGCCCCTCAACCAGCTCACCGAGGATGACATTTCTCAGCTCACTCGCGAAGACTGTCGCAGATTCCTCAAAGAAAaag GGATGCGCAGGCCTTCCTGGAACAAATCGCAGGCGATCCAACAGGTCATTTCCCTGAAAGCGCTGCTGGAACCTTCCGACGATGATACTCCTCCTCCTACCGCCATGCACCACCGTAGTCATGCTCCTCCCCCTCCACCTCAACCTCAATCTCAA GTGAATTTGACTGAACCTCCTCCTCCGCCCAAGGCTCCGCCACCTGAAGAATCCTCTTTTCATGCTGCTGAAGACATTCAGAAACCTGCGTCGTCTGGGGAAAAACCTTCGGAAACTAATGACACCAACACCAACGTTGCTAGCCCCAA AGGGTGTGCAACTAGTGGATCATTTGGGCAAATGACAATTTTCTATTGTGGTAAGGTGAATGTCTATGATGGAGTCTCGCCTGATAAG GCACGAGCAATCATGCAGCTTGCGGTGAGTCCTGTCCAGTTTACTCAAGATGATCCTTCAAATGGAAATGCAGCTGTTTGGCCTTCTCCTTGCCACTTACCAATGGATAAGGATGTCCTCATTCCTGTAGATACAACAATCCTTCAGGTTGCTCAATCAG ATAAGATGATGGAATATCCTCTGCAATATAGAGAGAAAGGTAGCATAGCTCGTGATGCTG ATGTAGAGGGTCAGGCAAGCAGAAAAGTGTCATTGCAGCGATATCTTGAAAAGCGTAAGGACAG GGGGAGATTGAAAGGCAAGAAATTGACTGGGATAACTTCATCTAACTTCGAGATGTATTTGAACCTTCCAGTGAAGGTCCATGCCTCAAATGGGAATTCAAGCCGTAGCAGTACTAGCTCTCCACCACAGCCTAGACTGCCTCTAGTATCTAGTGGTTCAGCTGACAACCAGCTAAAGGTTGCCCTTCCCATTGATCTCAATGACAAAG TGTCTTTGCAGATGTTCAAGAATGCTAAAACTCTAACTAGATAG
- the LOC114403167 gene encoding protein TIFY 4B-like isoform X3: protein MNGGATTATFRSILDKPLNQLTEDDISQLTREDCRRFLKEKGMRRPSWNKSQAIQQVISLKALLEPSDDDTPPPTAMHHRSHAPPPPPQPQSQVNLTEPPPPPKAPPPEESSFHAAEDIQKPASSGEKPSETNDTNTNVASPKGCATSGSFGQMTIFYCGKVNVYDGVSPDKARAIMQLAVSPVQFTQDDPSNGNAAVWPSPCHLPMDKDVLIPVDTTILQVAQSDKMMEYPLQYREKGSIARDADVEGQASRKVSLQRYLEKRKDRGRLKGKKLTGITSSNFEMYLNLPVKVHASNGNSSRSSTSSPPQPRLPLVSSGSADNQLKVALPIDLNDKDVQEC, encoded by the exons ATGAACGGCGGTGCCACCACCGCCACCTTCCGATCCATCCTCGACAAGCCCCTCAACCAGCTCACCGAGGATGACATTTCTCAGCTCACTCGCGAAGACTGTCGCAGATTCCTCAAAGAAAaag GGATGCGCAGGCCTTCCTGGAACAAATCGCAGGCGATCCAACAGGTCATTTCCCTGAAAGCGCTGCTGGAACCTTCCGACGATGATACTCCTCCTCCTACCGCCATGCACCACCGTAGTCATGCTCCTCCCCCTCCACCTCAACCTCAATCTCAA GTGAATTTGACTGAACCTCCTCCTCCGCCCAAGGCTCCGCCACCTGAAGAATCCTCTTTTCATGCTGCTGAAGACATTCAGAAACCTGCGTCGTCTGGGGAAAAACCTTCGGAAACTAATGACACCAACACCAACGTTGCTAGCCCCAA AGGGTGTGCAACTAGTGGATCATTTGGGCAAATGACAATTTTCTATTGTGGTAAGGTGAATGTCTATGATGGAGTCTCGCCTGATAAG GCACGAGCAATCATGCAGCTTGCGGTGAGTCCTGTCCAGTTTACTCAAGATGATCCTTCAAATGGAAATGCAGCTGTTTGGCCTTCTCCTTGCCACTTACCAATGGATAAGGATGTCCTCATTCCTGTAGATACAACAATCCTTCAGGTTGCTCAATCAG ATAAGATGATGGAATATCCTCTGCAATATAGAGAGAAAGGTAGCATAGCTCGTGATGCTG ATGTAGAGGGTCAGGCAAGCAGAAAAGTGTCATTGCAGCGATATCTTGAAAAGCGTAAGGACAG GGGGAGATTGAAAGGCAAGAAATTGACTGGGATAACTTCATCTAACTTCGAGATGTATTTGAACCTTCCAGTGAAGGTCCATGCCTCAAATGGGAATTCAAGCCGTAGCAGTACTAGCTCTCCACCACAGCCTAGACTGCCTCTAGTATCTAGTGGTTCAGCTGACAACCAGCTAAAGGTTGCCCTTCCCATTGATCTCAATGACAAAG ATGTTCAAGAATGCTAA
- the LOC114403168 gene encoding 1,2-dihydroxy-3-keto-5-methylthiopentene dioxygenase 4-like — translation MAIEAWLMDESNEDPRLPHRRNPNKSVSLDQLAEFGVLYWKLNPTIYENDEELAKIREDRGYNYMDLLDLCPEKVENYEQKLKNFYTEHIHQDEEIRYCLEGSGYFDVRDKDDRWIRILIKAGDLIILPAGIYHRFTLDPSNYVKLMRLFKGEPVWTAYNRPQEDNPARKEYIKGLTEKFGVPLATH, via the exons ATGGCGATTGAG GCATGGTTGATGGACGAAAGCAATGAAGATCCAAGACTCCCTCACCGCCGCAATCCCAACAAGTCAGTTTCATTGGACCAATTAGCAGAATTTGGGGTGTTATACTGGAAGCTGAATCCAACTATCTATGAGAACGATGAAGAGTTGGCCAAGATTAGAGAAGATAGGGGATACAACTACATG GACCTGCTTGATTTATGCCCAGAAAAGGTGGAAAATTACGAACAGAAGTTGAAGAACTTCTACACTGAGCACATTCATCAGGATGAAGAGATTCGTTATTGTTTAGAAGGAAGTGGCTACTTTGATGTGCGAGACAAGGATGATCGCTGGATTCGCATTTTGATCAAGGCCGGTGATCTTATCATTTTACCCGCTGGAATCTATCATCGCTTCACCCTAGACCCAAGTAACTATGTGAAG TTAATGAGGTTGTTTAAGGGCGAGCCAGTGTGGACAGCATATAATCGACCACAGGAAGACAATCCTGCTAGAAAGGAATACATTAAGGGCCTGACTGAGAAATTTGGAGTGCCACTTGCAACTCATTAG
- the LOC114403774 gene encoding 1,2-dihydroxy-3-keto-5-methylthiopentene dioxygenase 2-like, translated as MVSSDKDPREDVLQAWYMDDSDEDQRLPHHKEPKEFVSLDQLAELGVLSWKLDADNHENDPELKKIREERGYTYMDVCEVCPEKLPNYEQKIKSFFEEHLHTDEEIRFCAAGSGYFDVRDRNEAWIRVWVKKGGMIILPAGIYHRFTLDESNYIKALRFFVGEPVWTPYNRPNDHLPARQQYVKDFVEKDVSNHAVDAAA; from the exons ATGGTTTCTTCCGACAAG GATCCACGAGAGGATGTCCTTCAAGCCTGGTACATGGATGATAGTGATGAAGATCAAAGACTCCCCCACCACAAAGAACCCAAGGAGTTTGTCTCGTTGGACCAACTTGCTG AACTTGGAGTCCTTAGCTGGAAACTAGATGCTGATAACCATGAAAATGATCCAGAGCTGAAGAAGATTCGTGAAGAGCGTGGTTACACCTACATG GATGTTTGTGAGGTCTGCCCAGAAAAGTTGCCAAATTATGAACAGAAAATCAAAAGCTTCTTCGAAGAGCATCTTCACACTGATGAGGAGATCCGCTTTTGTGCTGCTGGAAGTG GCTATTTTGATGTTAGGGATCGCAATGAAGCTTGGATTCGTGTGTGGGTCAAGAAAGGAGGAATGATCATCTTACCTGCCGGAATTTATCATCGCTTTACGCTAGATGAGAGCAACTACATTAAG GCTTTGCGTTTTTTTGTTGGTGAGCCAGTTTGGACTCCATACAATCGTCCAAATGACCATCTCCCTGCAAG ACAACAATATGTCAAGGATTTTGTGGAAAAGGATGTTAGCAACCATGCTGTTGATGCCGCCGCGTAA
- the LOC114402717 gene encoding heat stress transcription factor A-6b-like → MDPHGQVKEEFLGESSSFCGGYDPQPILVVPQPIEGLHETGPPPFLTKTYDIVDDPSTNHIVSWSTGNNSFVVWDPQAFSITLLPKFFKHNNFSSFVRQLNTYGFRKVDPDKWEFANELFLRGQKILLKNIRRRKANHQSHAMQQQGVVEPCVEVGPFGLDGEVDRLRRDRQVLMVELVKLRQQQQSTKSHLQEMEGRLKKTEQKQQQMMNFLARAMQNPNFVQQLAQQKEYWRKELEEAFSKKRRRPIDQGPSNVVEVGGDDELLGCAEECSNFVKLEPQEYTAKVLEFEVPDLPLVLNLDEENIESQKRILEEDNIRLESRDKDIDEVFWQDLLNEGIEDHGVLGVEDVDVLANQLGYLASSPK, encoded by the exons ATGGATCCTCATGGTCAAGTGAAGGAAGAGTTTCTTGGAGAAAGTTCTTCCTTTTGTGGTGGCTATGATCCGCAGCCAATACTGGTTGTTCCTCAACCAATTGAGGGGCTTCATGAAACTGGCCCTCCACCATTCCTCACAAAAACATACGACATCGTTGATGACCCTTCCACAAACCATATAGTTTCCTGGAGCACGGGGAACAACAGCTTCGTTGTGTGGGATCCACAGGCCTTTTCCATAACCCTTCTCCCCAAATTCTTCAAGCACAACAATTTCTCCAGTTTTGTCAGGCAACTCAACACCTAT GGGTTTAGAAAGGTTGATCCAGATAAGTGGGAGTTTGCTAATGAGTTGTTTCTTAGAGGGCAAAAGATTCTTCTGAAGAACATTAGAAGGAGGAAAGCAAATCATCAATCTCACGCAATGCAGCAGCAAGGTGTAGTAGAGCCTTGTGTTGAGGTGGGGCCGTTTGGATTAGATGGAGAAGTTGATCGGTTGAGGCGAGACAGGCAAGTTCTTATGGTGGAGTTGGTGAAGCTCAGACAACAGCAGCAAAGTACCAAATCTCACCTTCAAGAAATGGAAGGAAGGCTTAAAAAGACTGAACAGAAACAGCAACAAATGATGAATTTTTTGGCCAGGGCAATGCAGAATCCAAACTTCGTCCAACAATTAGCTCAGCAAAAGGAGTACTGGAGAAAGGAGCTTGAGGAAGCTTTttccaagaagaggaggaggccTATTGATCAAGGGCCTagtaatgttgttgaagtaGGTGGTGATGATGAGTTATTAGGTTGTGCTGAAGAGTGTTCAAATTTCGTTAAACTTGAACCGCAGGAATACACTGCCAAGGTATTAGAGTTTGAGGTACCTGATCTACCCCTTGTTTTGAATCTTGATGAGGAGAATATTGAAAGCCAAAAGAGAATATTGGAGGAAGATAATATTCGACTAGAAAGTAGAGATAAAGATATTGATGAAGTGTTTTGGCAAGATTTGCTTAATGAGGGTATTGAAGATCATGGTGTACTAGGTGTTGAAGATGTAGATGTATTGGCCAATCAACTTGGTTATTTGGCCTCTAGTCCTAAATAG